The following proteins are encoded in a genomic region of Micromonospora olivasterospora:
- the eccCa gene encoding type VII secretion protein EccCa, with product MSTRPFRRPARRNGPELPHGEITLQEPPVVPEVQPAGFRSLGMILPSLLMTGGFMFMMMSSSLRGPMGIVMLVMMGGGMLAMAVFGMTMHSGQRQQQLNGDRRDYFRYLAQTRGQVRNYAAEQRAALAWRHPDPQSLWSLAMTSRLWERRPTHPDFGEIRVGTGAQRLAVRISPLETKPVEDLEPVCAKALRRFIKAYTTVPDQPVALCLPGFAHVRISGDRDVARGMVRAMLAQLATFHAPDELRLALCVGAEQAEQWEWAKWLPHAKHATDVDAAGSVRLFGATLEEVERLLGAEFAGRSRYEDDAQPSREEPFVVVVCDGGVIPAGARLTVSGYRNAVLVDFDGRGLADGDNVLNLEVSATDVDMIEKDHVGREVRTRLAAPDHLDLTRLRTLARIMARHATKVTGEQPASGLSAVLDLPDLLDITDLDTFDPRERWDDRTPADRLRVPIGVAADGSPIELDIKESAEGGMGPHGMLIGATGSGKSELLRTLVLALAATHSSETLNFVLVDFKGGATFVGLDRLPHVSALITNLADEAALVDRMQTTLQGELVRRQELLRRAGNFTSVRDYEKARAQGAELDPLPTLFLVVDEFSELIATNPDFIQLFVMIGRLGRSLAVHLLLASQRLEDGRIHQLEGHLSYRIGLRTFSAMESRAVIGVPDAYELPGDPGNGYLRSSVTSITRFKAAYVSGPHRVRGPRLHREVIASQVVPFTARAAAPAVPAPRPPVEQAPDESADTGTTVLHALVDRLVDQGPPAHQVWMAPLEDAPTLDDVLPPLLPDPEHGLRPIDAGQQGYLQVPVGLIDKPFEQMRDLLVVDLAGVGGHVGVAGGPQSGKSTLLRSLVCGLALTHSPRQVQFYCLDFGGGALAGLAGLPHIGGVAGRHEPERVGRTVAEVRSILVERERRCAGLGIHGRDAYRQAQADGRIPEDRFGDVFLVVDGWFALRQEFEPVEEMARDIAARGLNYGVHLMISMGRWSELHMSMRDKIGTRLELRLGDPVESGIDLRAAAQVPRRPGHGLTDAKLHFLGALPRIDGVQSAEGLAAATEHLVSAVADSWPGERAAAVRTLPVSLPMAELPAPEGARIALGVDEDQLAPVWHDFRAMPHLTVLGDTESGKTNLLRLVAQAIVASHTPAQARIMAVDYRRQLFDDVPAAYRLGYSVSPDSTRDTVAEAVAGVKPRVPGPDITPEQLRARDWWSGPELYVLVDDYELLAGPDNPLAGLTPLLPQGGDIGLHVVVARTAAGAMRLSMDPLLRRIQELNTPDVALSCPPTEGPLLGNTRPRTLPPGRALLCTRRGSRLIQTALAADPAVTTEASQ from the coding sequence GTGAGCACTAGACCTTTCCGGCGGCCGGCCCGCCGCAACGGACCCGAGCTGCCGCACGGCGAGATCACCCTGCAGGAGCCGCCGGTGGTCCCGGAGGTCCAGCCCGCGGGATTCCGCTCGCTCGGGATGATCCTGCCGAGCCTGCTGATGACCGGCGGGTTCATGTTCATGATGATGAGCAGCTCGCTCAGAGGCCCGATGGGCATCGTGATGCTCGTCATGATGGGCGGCGGCATGCTGGCCATGGCGGTGTTCGGAATGACGATGCACTCCGGCCAGCGCCAGCAACAGCTCAACGGCGACCGGCGCGACTACTTCCGCTATCTGGCCCAGACCAGAGGGCAGGTCCGCAACTACGCGGCGGAACAGCGGGCCGCGCTGGCCTGGCGGCACCCCGACCCGCAGTCGCTGTGGTCGCTGGCGATGACCAGCCGGCTGTGGGAGCGCCGGCCGACGCATCCGGACTTCGGCGAGATCCGGGTCGGTACCGGCGCCCAGCGGCTCGCGGTGCGGATCAGCCCGCTGGAGACCAAGCCGGTGGAGGACCTGGAACCGGTGTGCGCGAAGGCGTTGCGCCGGTTCATCAAGGCGTACACGACGGTGCCCGACCAGCCCGTCGCGCTGTGCCTGCCCGGCTTCGCGCACGTGCGGATCAGTGGCGACCGGGACGTGGCGCGGGGCATGGTGCGCGCCATGCTCGCCCAGTTGGCCACCTTCCACGCCCCGGACGAGCTGCGGCTGGCCCTGTGCGTCGGCGCCGAGCAGGCGGAACAGTGGGAGTGGGCCAAGTGGCTGCCGCACGCCAAGCATGCCACCGACGTCGACGCCGCCGGGTCGGTGCGGCTGTTCGGCGCCACCCTGGAAGAGGTGGAGCGGCTGCTGGGTGCGGAGTTCGCGGGCCGTTCCCGGTACGAGGACGACGCCCAGCCCTCCCGCGAGGAACCGTTCGTCGTGGTGGTCTGCGACGGCGGCGTCATCCCGGCGGGCGCCCGGCTGACCGTCTCCGGGTACCGCAACGCCGTCCTCGTCGACTTCGACGGCCGCGGCCTCGCCGACGGGGACAACGTGCTCAACCTGGAGGTGTCCGCCACCGACGTGGACATGATCGAGAAGGACCACGTGGGCCGGGAGGTGCGCACCCGGCTCGCCGCGCCCGACCACCTGGACCTGACCCGGCTGCGGACGCTGGCCCGGATCATGGCCCGGCACGCCACCAAGGTCACCGGCGAGCAGCCGGCCAGCGGGCTCAGCGCCGTCCTCGACCTGCCGGACCTGCTGGACATCACCGATCTGGACACCTTCGACCCCCGCGAGCGGTGGGACGACCGCACGCCCGCCGACCGGCTGCGGGTACCCATCGGGGTGGCCGCCGACGGATCCCCCATCGAGCTGGACATCAAGGAGTCCGCCGAGGGCGGGATGGGCCCGCACGGCATGCTCATCGGCGCCACCGGGTCGGGCAAGAGCGAACTGCTGCGCACCCTGGTACTGGCCCTGGCGGCCACGCACTCCTCGGAGACCCTCAACTTCGTGCTGGTGGACTTCAAGGGTGGCGCCACCTTCGTCGGGCTGGACCGGCTGCCGCACGTCTCCGCGCTCATCACCAACCTGGCCGACGAGGCCGCGCTGGTCGACCGGATGCAGACCACGCTGCAAGGGGAACTGGTACGCCGGCAGGAGCTGCTGCGCCGGGCCGGCAACTTCACCTCCGTGCGCGACTACGAGAAGGCCCGGGCCCAGGGCGCCGAACTCGACCCGCTGCCCACCCTGTTCCTGGTGGTGGACGAGTTCAGCGAGCTGATCGCGACCAACCCCGACTTCATCCAACTGTTCGTGATGATCGGTCGGCTCGGCCGCTCGCTCGCGGTGCACCTGCTGCTGGCCTCGCAGCGGCTGGAGGACGGGCGCATCCACCAGCTCGAGGGCCACCTGTCGTACCGCATCGGGCTGCGCACCTTCTCCGCGATGGAGTCGCGGGCGGTCATCGGCGTACCCGACGCGTACGAGCTGCCGGGCGATCCGGGCAACGGATACCTGCGCTCCAGCGTCACCAGCATCACCCGGTTCAAGGCCGCGTACGTGTCCGGCCCGCACCGGGTACGCGGCCCCAGGCTGCACCGCGAGGTGATCGCCAGCCAGGTCGTCCCGTTCACCGCCCGGGCCGCCGCGCCCGCCGTCCCGGCGCCGCGCCCGCCGGTGGAGCAGGCACCGGACGAGTCGGCCGACACCGGCACCACCGTGCTGCACGCGCTGGTGGACCGGCTGGTCGACCAGGGGCCGCCGGCACACCAGGTGTGGATGGCGCCGCTGGAGGACGCGCCAACCCTGGACGACGTGCTGCCGCCGCTGCTGCCCGATCCCGAGCACGGGCTGCGTCCGATCGACGCCGGCCAGCAGGGGTACCTGCAGGTACCGGTCGGTCTCATCGACAAGCCGTTCGAGCAGATGCGCGACCTGCTCGTGGTGGACCTGGCCGGGGTCGGCGGGCACGTGGGCGTGGCCGGCGGGCCGCAGAGCGGCAAGAGCACCCTGCTGCGGTCGCTGGTGTGCGGGCTGGCCCTGACCCACTCGCCGCGGCAGGTGCAGTTCTACTGCCTCGACTTCGGCGGCGGTGCGCTGGCCGGACTGGCCGGCCTGCCGCACATCGGCGGCGTGGCCGGCCGGCACGAACCGGAGCGGGTGGGCCGCACGGTGGCCGAGGTCCGCTCGATCCTGGTCGAGCGGGAACGCCGCTGCGCGGGCCTGGGCATCCACGGCCGGGACGCCTACCGGCAGGCGCAGGCCGACGGTCGCATCCCGGAGGACCGGTTCGGCGACGTGTTCCTGGTCGTGGACGGGTGGTTCGCGCTGCGCCAGGAGTTCGAGCCGGTGGAGGAGATGGCCCGGGACATCGCCGCCCGCGGCCTGAACTACGGGGTCCACCTGATGATCTCCATGGGCCGCTGGTCGGAGCTGCACATGTCGATGCGGGACAAGATCGGGACCCGCCTCGAACTGCGCCTGGGCGACCCGGTGGAATCCGGGATCGACCTGCGCGCGGCAGCCCAGGTACCCCGCCGGCCGGGGCACGGGCTGACCGACGCGAAGCTGCACTTCCTGGGCGCGCTGCCGCGCATCGACGGCGTCCAGTCGGCCGAGGGGCTCGCCGCGGCCACCGAGCACCTGGTGTCCGCGGTGGCGGACAGCTGGCCCGGGGAACGGGCCGCCGCCGTACGCACCCTGCCGGTCTCGCTGCCGATGGCCGAGCTGCCGGCGCCGGAGGGCGCCCGCATCGCGCTCGGCGTGGACGAGGACCAGCTCGCGCCGGTGTGGCACGACTTCCGGGCGATGCCGCACCTGACCGTGCTGGGGGACACCGAGAGCGGCAAGACGAACCTGCTGCGCCTCGTGGCCCAGGCGATCGTCGCCAGCCACACCCCGGCCCAGGCGCGCATCATGGCCGTCGACTACCGGCGGCAGCTCTTCGACGACGTACCGGCCGCCTACCGGCTGGGCTATTCGGTCTCGCCGGACAGCACCCGGGACACGGTGGCCGAGGCGGTGGCCGGCGTCAAGCCGCGGGTACCCGGCCCCGACATCACCCCGGAGCAACTGCGTGCCCGCGACTGGTGGTCCGGCCCCGAGCTGTACGTCCTGGTCGACGACTACGAGCTGCTCGCCGGGCCCGACAATCCGCTGGCCGGCCTGACCCCGTTGCTGCCCCAGGGCGGCGACATCGGCCTGCACGTGGTCGTCGCGCGGACCGCGGCCGGGGCGATGCGGCTGTCGATGGACCCGCTGCTGCGGCGCATCCAGGAACTGAACACTCCGGACGTGGCGCTGTCCTGCCCGCCGACGGAGGGTCCGCTGCTGGGTAACACCAGGCCGCGGACGCTGCCCCCGGGCCGGGCGCTGCTGTGCACCCGGCGCGGCAGCCGGCTGATCCAGACGGCTCTGGCAGCCGACCCCGCGGTAACCACCGAGGCCAGCCAATGA
- a CDS encoding right-handed parallel beta-helix repeat-containing protein, with product MTTSVLSVSARDTGCLTDITRALDSAAPGDTVAVRPGVYREAPMFRQNVVLVAEDGPGTVTIEVPAGGAILAAGGEVLIQDIAIRGGDERMPLLQVAAGRVRMEACTIDATAPAVIHVRGGAVEMRGGAISNSGGAGIVHEAGAGEYTGVRVHGIAKYAILTSGPSAPVFRDCTFTEIAEAALLAVGVSAPRLEGCRIDDVGQYAVVAQQAARPYLARTTVLGGEVGLLANDEAAPVLEHCEILETRVHAVVTMAHAAPALSDTVITRPRGHGLDCRGTSRPKLTNCEVRDCGAAGVVVNDAAAPHLTGGTVAGCADAGVFVTGQSKARLDGVEVRDVPIGVAIEQEADPQLHGLSIEGVRYGLHATGGAGRFSNGQVTGARAAGARLADSATAVLSNSRFTGCRVGVEVAGTARPTLSSTAVEESAGAGLLTGGPSEVTVSRSRISGSRGPGIKAGAGSSVTATDCEIVGNQGPGVLVETDQPVRLHGGVVRGNGGVAVDAPSPTAAVELSGVDTGHNGRPVSLPPSGAGRREAPAAGDAPGSVPAPTGGARPGVTPPGNLSEMRPPAPAPSVGPFGSVVPADGGPGAGAPGDGPPSAEAPGRGTGGGGEADGPVAALLRELNGLVGLAGVKHEVATLVGLNQIAKRRREAGLHVPPMSRHLVFAGPPGTGKTTVARIFARILASLGVLSSGQLVEVSRSDLVAEHVGGTAVKTTARFEEALGGVLFIDEAYTLSTGGGGGGHDFGREAIDTLVKLMEDHRDEVVVVVAGYSPNMRTFLAANPGLESRFARTIQFESYSDDELAEIVERLCRTHHYALEYETRQALVRHFSDFARNETFGNARVARQVFEDMLGRQAYRLSSSPQASDLELARLLPEDLGEQAAGPSASAGVAQAVQDLLGRLNSMVGLDAVKREVTDVIDLIASTEARTRAGLPTPTISRHLVFAGPPGTGKTSVARLYGQLLNAMGVLRTGQLVEVSRADLVGEYVGHTAVKTTDVFNRARGGVLFIDEAYALTGQGNDFGREAIDTLVKLMEDHRDDIVVIAAGYTGDMRRFLANNVGLASRFSRQIPFESYTSSELVSILQTLARDGGFDFSNDSIPLLYEHFESLTRNETFGNGRYARQLLERTMTKQANRLRGAAAPTVEEMRQLHAADVRAAIAA from the coding sequence GTGACCACCAGCGTGTTGTCGGTGTCGGCCAGGGACACCGGATGCCTCACCGACATCACCCGGGCACTGGACTCGGCGGCCCCCGGCGACACCGTCGCGGTACGCCCTGGCGTGTACCGCGAGGCGCCGATGTTCCGCCAGAATGTCGTCCTGGTCGCCGAGGACGGTCCGGGCACCGTCACCATCGAGGTGCCCGCGGGCGGGGCCATCCTGGCTGCCGGAGGCGAGGTCCTGATTCAGGACATCGCCATCCGCGGCGGCGACGAGCGGATGCCGCTGCTCCAGGTGGCCGCCGGCCGGGTTCGGATGGAGGCGTGCACCATCGACGCCACGGCGCCGGCCGTGATCCACGTGCGCGGCGGCGCCGTGGAGATGCGCGGCGGCGCGATCAGCAACTCCGGCGGGGCAGGCATCGTCCACGAGGCCGGCGCGGGCGAGTACACCGGCGTGCGCGTACACGGCATCGCCAAGTACGCGATCCTGACGTCCGGGCCGAGCGCGCCGGTGTTCCGGGACTGCACGTTCACCGAAATCGCGGAGGCGGCGCTCCTGGCCGTGGGCGTCAGCGCCCCGCGCCTGGAGGGCTGCCGCATCGACGACGTCGGCCAGTACGCCGTCGTGGCGCAGCAGGCCGCCCGGCCGTACCTGGCCCGGACCACGGTGCTCGGCGGCGAGGTCGGGCTGCTCGCCAACGACGAGGCGGCCCCGGTGCTGGAGCACTGCGAGATCCTGGAAACCCGGGTGCACGCCGTGGTGACCATGGCGCATGCGGCACCCGCGCTCTCCGACACGGTCATCACCCGGCCCCGAGGCCACGGCCTCGACTGCCGGGGTACGTCCCGACCGAAGCTGACCAACTGCGAGGTGCGCGACTGCGGCGCGGCCGGGGTGGTGGTCAACGACGCGGCGGCGCCGCACCTCACCGGGGGGACCGTGGCGGGCTGCGCCGACGCGGGAGTGTTCGTGACCGGCCAGTCGAAGGCGCGGCTGGACGGGGTCGAGGTACGCGACGTCCCCATCGGCGTGGCGATCGAGCAGGAAGCCGACCCGCAACTGCACGGCCTGTCCATCGAGGGCGTCCGGTACGGCCTGCACGCGACCGGCGGTGCCGGCCGGTTCTCCAACGGTCAGGTCACCGGGGCGCGGGCCGCCGGGGCGAGGCTCGCCGACAGCGCGACCGCCGTGCTGTCCAACTCCCGGTTCACCGGCTGCCGGGTCGGGGTGGAGGTGGCCGGGACCGCCCGCCCCACACTGTCCTCGACGGCCGTGGAGGAGTCGGCCGGGGCGGGCTTGCTGACCGGTGGCCCCAGCGAGGTCACCGTGTCCCGCAGCCGAATCAGCGGCAGCCGCGGCCCGGGGATCAAGGCCGGCGCCGGCAGCAGCGTCACCGCGACGGACTGCGAGATCGTGGGCAACCAGGGCCCAGGTGTCCTGGTGGAGACCGACCAGCCGGTGCGACTGCACGGCGGGGTGGTGCGTGGCAACGGTGGCGTCGCCGTGGACGCGCCGAGCCCGACCGCCGCGGTCGAGCTGTCCGGCGTGGACACCGGCCACAACGGGCGCCCGGTTTCTCTTCCGCCGTCCGGGGCCGGGCGGCGGGAAGCGCCGGCGGCCGGCGACGCCCCGGGATCCGTGCCCGCGCCGACCGGAGGCGCCAGGCCGGGCGTCACCCCGCCCGGAAACCTGTCCGAGATGCGCCCGCCGGCCCCCGCGCCGTCCGTCGGGCCATTCGGTTCCGTGGTACCCGCCGACGGCGGTCCCGGCGCCGGCGCGCCCGGTGACGGGCCGCCGAGTGCCGAGGCGCCGGGCCGCGGCACGGGTGGCGGCGGGGAAGCGGACGGGCCGGTGGCCGCGCTGCTGCGCGAACTGAACGGGCTGGTCGGCCTGGCCGGAGTCAAGCACGAGGTGGCCACCCTGGTCGGGCTCAACCAGATCGCCAAGCGGCGCAGGGAGGCCGGGCTGCACGTGCCGCCCATGTCCCGGCACCTGGTCTTCGCCGGGCCGCCCGGCACGGGCAAGACCACCGTGGCCCGCATCTTCGCCCGGATCCTGGCCAGCCTCGGGGTGCTCTCCAGCGGGCAACTGGTCGAGGTGTCCCGCAGCGACCTGGTCGCCGAGCACGTCGGCGGCACCGCCGTGAAGACCACGGCCCGGTTCGAGGAGGCCCTGGGCGGGGTGCTGTTCATCGACGAGGCGTACACGCTCTCGACCGGCGGGGGCGGCGGCGGCCACGACTTCGGCCGGGAGGCCATCGACACCCTGGTCAAACTGATGGAGGACCACCGTGACGAGGTGGTCGTGGTGGTCGCAGGCTACAGCCCGAACATGCGGACCTTCCTGGCCGCCAACCCGGGCCTGGAGTCCCGCTTCGCCCGTACCATCCAGTTCGAGAGCTACTCCGACGACGAACTGGCCGAGATCGTCGAGCGGCTCTGCCGTACCCACCACTACGCGCTGGAGTACGAGACGCGGCAGGCCCTGGTGCGCCACTTCAGCGATTTCGCCCGCAACGAGACGTTCGGCAACGCCCGGGTGGCCCGGCAGGTCTTCGAGGACATGCTGGGGCGCCAGGCGTACCGGCTGTCGAGCAGCCCGCAGGCCTCGGACCTCGAACTGGCCCGGCTGCTGCCGGAGGACCTGGGCGAACAGGCGGCCGGGCCGTCGGCGTCGGCCGGCGTGGCACAGGCCGTCCAGGACCTGCTCGGGCGGCTGAACTCGATGGTCGGCCTGGACGCGGTCAAGCGCGAGGTGACCGACGTCATCGACCTGATCGCCTCCACCGAGGCCCGGACCCGGGCCGGCCTGCCCACTCCGACGATCTCCCGGCACCTGGTCTTCGCCGGGCCGCCCGGCACCGGCAAGACCAGCGTGGCCCGGCTGTACGGCCAACTGCTCAACGCGATGGGCGTGCTCCGCACCGGCCAGCTCGTCGAGGTCTCCCGGGCCGACCTGGTCGGCGAGTACGTCGGGCACACCGCCGTCAAGACCACGGATGTGTTCAACCGGGCGCGCGGTGGTGTGCTGTTCATCGACGAGGCGTACGCGCTGACCGGCCAGGGCAACGACTTCGGTCGGGAAGCCATCGACACGCTGGTGAAGCTGATGGAGGACCACCGGGACGACATCGTGGTGATCGCGGCGGGGTACACCGGGGACATGCGCCGGTTCCTGGCCAACAACGTGGGGCTGGCCTCCCGGTTCAGCCGGCAGATCCCGTTCGAGTCGTACACCTCCTCGGAGCTGGTGTCCATCTTGCAGACGCTGGCCCGCGACGGCGGCTTCGACTTCAGCAACGACAGCATTCCCCTGCTGTACGAGCACTTCGAGAGCCTGACCCGGAACGAGACCTTCGGCAACGGCCGGTACGCCCGCCAGTTGCTCGAACGCACCATGACCAAGCAGGCCAACCGGTTGCGCGGCGCCGCCGCACCGACCGTCGAGGAGATGCGCCAGTTGCACGCGGCCGACGTGCGGGCGGCCATCGCGGCCTGA